One Peromyscus leucopus breed LL Stock chromosome 2, UCI_PerLeu_2.1, whole genome shotgun sequence DNA window includes the following coding sequences:
- the Ccdc28b gene encoding coiled-coil domain-containing protein 28B, with protein MQITSSQLSSHELRLHRGERKQGRERLQRSTIPHSRPQTSGLRSNKHTMDDKKKKRSPKPCLAQPAQAPGTLRRVPVPTSHSGSLALGLPHLPSPKQRTKFKRVGKEKCRPVLAGGGSGPAGTPLQHSFLTEVTDAYEMEGGLLNLLNDFHSGRLQAFGKECSFEQLEHVREMQEKLARLHFSLDVCGEEEDEEEEDDGVTEGLPEEQKKTMADRNLDQLLSNLEDLSNSIQKLHLAENAEPEEQPAS; from the exons ATGCAAATCACCTCCAGCCAGCTTAGCTCCCACGAGCTCCGGCTCCACcgaggagagagaaagcaaggtaGAGAGAGATTACAAAGAAGCACCATTCCTCATTCCAGACCCCAGACCTCAG GCTTAAGGTCCAACAAGCACACCATGGATGACAAAAAGAAGAAACGGAGTCCTAAGCCCTGCCTGGCCCAGCCAGCACAGGCCCCAGGCACACTACGGAGAGTCCCTGTGCCCACCAGCCACAGTGGTTCCTTAGCCCTGGGACTCCCTCATCTGCCATCACCCAAGCAGCGAACCAAGTTCAAGAG AGTAGGCAAGGAGAAATGCCGACCGGTGCTGGCCGGAGGTGGCAGCGGCCCTGCAGGCACACCCCTGCAGCACTCATTCCTGACCGAGGTGACAGACGCCTATGAGATGGAGGGGGGGCTGCTGAACCTGCTCAATGACTTTCATTCAGGCCGCCTGCAGGCCTTTG GGAAGGAATGCTCCTTCGAGCAGTTGGAGCATGTGCGGGAGATGCAGGAGAAGTTGGCCAGACTGCACTTCAGCCTGgatgtgtgtggggaggaggaggacgaggaagaAGAAGACGATGGGGTCACGGAGGGCTTGCCTGAGGAGCAGAAGAAGACAATGGCTGACCGCAACCTGGACCAGCTGCTTAGCAAT CTAGAAGATCTTAGCAATTCCAT TCAGAAGCTGCACTTGGCAGAGAATGCTGAGCCTGAGGAGCAGCCAGCGTCATAG